The proteins below come from a single Salinilacihabitans rarus genomic window:
- a CDS encoding 30S ribosomal protein S19, whose protein sequence is MSQEYRTGREGDEFTYRGYTLDELQEMELEDVAELLPARQRRSIERGLSVEKRKLLEEAREKDEQETANSPIRTHLRDMPVLPEFVGLTFAVYTGQSFERVRVEPEMIGHYLGEFQLTRKSVEHGQAGIGATRSSKFVPLK, encoded by the coding sequence ATGAGCCAGGAGTACAGAACCGGCCGCGAAGGTGACGAGTTCACCTACCGCGGCTACACGCTCGACGAGCTACAGGAAATGGAGCTCGAGGACGTCGCGGAACTGCTGCCCGCACGCCAGCGGCGAAGCATCGAACGCGGCCTCTCCGTCGAGAAGCGCAAGCTGCTCGAGGAGGCCCGCGAGAAAGACGAGCAGGAGACCGCCAACTCGCCGATCCGGACGCACCTGCGGGACATGCCGGTGCTGCCGGAGTTCGTCGGCCTGACGTTCGCCGTCTACACCGGCCAGAGCTTCGAGCGCGTCCGGGTAGAGCCCGAGATGATCGGCCACTACCTGGGCGAGTTCCAGCTGACGCGCAAGTCCGTCGAGCACGGACAGGCGGGTATCGGCGCGACTCGCTCCTCGAAGTTCGTCCCACTGAAGTGA
- a CDS encoding 50S ribosomal protein L5 produces the protein MSSESESGGDFHEMREPRVEKVVVHMGVGQGGRDLGHAEDIIEEVTGQESVRTQAKSTEPDFGIRQGDPIGTKVTLRGDDAYEFLETALPLADVSRKQFDQTGNFSFGVEEHTEFPSQEYDPTVGIYGLDVTVNLVRPGYRVSKRDKATRSIPSRHRLTPEDAVAFLEANFDVEVTDDE, from the coding sequence ATGAGCTCCGAGTCCGAGTCCGGCGGCGACTTCCACGAGATGCGCGAACCCCGCGTCGAGAAGGTCGTCGTCCACATGGGCGTCGGTCAGGGCGGCCGGGACCTCGGCCACGCCGAGGACATCATCGAGGAGGTCACCGGCCAGGAGAGCGTCCGCACGCAGGCGAAGTCGACCGAACCCGACTTCGGCATCCGTCAGGGCGACCCCATCGGCACGAAGGTCACCCTCCGCGGCGACGACGCCTACGAGTTCCTCGAGACGGCGCTGCCGCTCGCGGACGTCTCGCGCAAGCAGTTCGACCAGACGGGGAACTTCAGCTTCGGGGTCGAGGAACACACCGAGTTCCCGAGCCAGGAGTACGACCCGACCGTCGGGATCTACGGGCTGGACGTCACCGTCAACCTGGTGCGTCCGGGCTACCGCGTCTCCAAGCGCGACAAGGCCACCCGGTCGATCCCGTCGCGACACCGACTGACCCCCGAGGACGCCGTCGCGTTCCTCGAGGCGAACTTCGACGTGGAGGTCACGGACGATGAGTGA
- a CDS encoding 30S ribosomal protein S17, translated as MAIGLDVPTPPEPENPEEYDYEKCPFYGELSVRGQVLEGTVVSTDMDKTVVVEREYDVAVPKYDRQMKRRSRIPAHVPGVLEPLSVGDTVKIAECRPLSKTKSHVVVEVTEEATAEDVAELTRQAEPERELSSGDVTEGAEAEAEAEAGDQ; from the coding sequence ATGGCAATAGGACTGGACGTACCCACCCCTCCGGAACCAGAGAATCCGGAGGAATACGACTACGAGAAGTGTCCGTTCTACGGCGAGCTGTCCGTTCGAGGTCAGGTCCTCGAAGGGACGGTCGTCTCGACGGACATGGACAAGACCGTGGTCGTCGAGCGAGAGTACGACGTGGCGGTCCCGAAGTACGACCGCCAGATGAAGCGTCGCTCGCGCATCCCGGCGCACGTGCCGGGCGTGCTCGAGCCGCTCTCGGTCGGTGACACGGTCAAGATCGCAGAGTGCCGACCACTGTCGAAGACGAAATCGCACGTGGTCGTCGAAGTAACCGAAGAAGCGACCGCCGAGGACGTCGCCGAACTCACCCGCCAGGCCGAACCCGAGCGGGAGCTGTCGAGCGGCGACGTCACGGAGGGCGCCGAAGCCGAAGCCGAAGCCGAAGCGGGTGATCAGTGA
- a CDS encoding 50S ribosomal protein L6 translates to MRVELEIPDDVTAEVDHLDATIEGPNGSVTRRLWYPDVSVEVEDDHVVIESESEDAKTNATVGTFESHVRNAFHGVTEGWEYEMEVFYSHFPMQVRAEGDEVVIENFLGERAERRTPVHGDTDVSVDGETITLSGPDKEDVGQTAADIEQLTKVKGKDTRVFQDGVYITRKPGKGGA, encoded by the coding sequence ATGCGAGTCGAACTGGAAATCCCCGACGACGTAACCGCCGAGGTCGACCACCTCGACGCGACGATCGAGGGCCCGAACGGCAGCGTCACGCGCCGGCTCTGGTACCCCGACGTCTCCGTCGAGGTCGAGGACGACCACGTGGTAATCGAGAGCGAGTCCGAGGACGCGAAGACGAACGCGACCGTCGGCACCTTCGAGAGCCACGTCCGCAACGCCTTCCACGGCGTGACCGAGGGCTGGGAGTACGAGATGGAAGTCTTCTACTCTCACTTCCCGATGCAGGTCCGCGCGGAGGGCGACGAGGTGGTCATCGAGAACTTCCTCGGCGAGCGAGCCGAGCGACGCACCCCCGTCCACGGCGACACCGACGTCTCCGTGGACGGCGAGACGATTACCCTCTCCGGGCCGGACAAGGAGGACGTGGGCCAGACCGCCGCCGACATCGAGCAGTTGACGAAGGTGAAAGGCAAGGACACCCGCGTCTTCCAGGACGGCGTCTACATCACCCGCAAGCCCGGGAAAGGAGGTGCCTGA
- a CDS encoding 50S ribosomal protein L23, translating to MSVIDFPLVTEKAMNDMDFENKLQFVVDVDATKPEIRDEVEERFEVDVVTVNTQVTMQGKKKATVTLSEDDDAQEVASRIGVF from the coding sequence ATGAGCGTGATCGACTTCCCGCTCGTGACGGAGAAGGCGATGAACGACATGGACTTCGAGAACAAGCTCCAGTTCGTCGTCGACGTCGACGCCACCAAACCCGAGATCCGCGACGAGGTCGAGGAGCGCTTCGAAGTCGACGTCGTCACGGTCAACACGCAGGTGACCATGCAAGGCAAGAAGAAAGCGACAGTGACGCTGTCCGAGGACGACGACGCCCAGGAAGTCGCCTCGCGAATCGGGGTGTTCTAG
- a CDS encoding HalOD1 output domain-containing protein, giving the protein MQTKLNSPNDPHEPQYDPASDRYVLRYDHDGSATLTATIVHALASVADVDVSQGEFSLYDSVDPDALERIFGSKTDGSPRDGGHVCFTALDHEVYVFANGDIFIYPPAETARPTTH; this is encoded by the coding sequence ATGCAAACGAAACTGAATTCCCCCAACGACCCCCACGAGCCCCAGTACGACCCGGCGAGCGATCGCTACGTCCTCCGGTACGATCACGACGGAAGCGCCACGTTAACGGCGACGATCGTGCACGCGCTCGCGAGCGTCGCCGACGTCGACGTCTCGCAGGGCGAGTTCTCGCTGTACGACAGCGTCGATCCGGACGCCCTGGAGCGCATCTTCGGGTCGAAAACCGACGGCAGTCCGCGCGACGGCGGCCACGTCTGCTTTACCGCCCTCGATCACGAGGTCTACGTCTTCGCCAACGGCGACATCTTCATCTACCCGCCCGCGGAGACGGCCCGTCCGACGACCCACTGA
- a CDS encoding 50S ribosomal protein L2, giving the protein MGRRILGQRRGRGTPTFRAPSHRYKAQLDHKKAEDGDVVSGAVVDIEHDPARSAPVAAVEFEDGEQRLVLAPEGVAVGDEIQVGVSAEIEPGNTLPLAEIPEGVPICNVEAKPGDGGKFARASGVNADLITHDRNAAVVQLPSGEVKRLDPQCRATIGVVAGGGRTEKPFVKAGKKHHKMRARGTKWPRVRGVAMNAVDHPFGGGGRQHPGRPKSVSRNAPPGRKVGDISSRRTGRGGNK; this is encoded by the coding sequence ATGGGACGGCGCATTCTCGGACAACGGCGCGGTCGCGGCACGCCCACCTTCCGGGCGCCGTCGCACCGCTACAAGGCGCAGCTCGACCACAAGAAGGCCGAAGACGGCGACGTCGTCTCCGGCGCCGTGGTCGACATCGAGCACGACCCCGCCCGCTCGGCGCCGGTCGCGGCCGTCGAGTTCGAGGACGGCGAGCAGCGACTCGTCCTCGCGCCCGAGGGGGTCGCGGTCGGCGACGAGATTCAGGTCGGCGTCTCCGCGGAGATCGAGCCGGGCAACACGCTCCCGCTCGCCGAGATCCCGGAGGGCGTGCCGATCTGTAACGTCGAGGCCAAGCCGGGCGACGGCGGCAAGTTCGCCCGCGCCTCCGGCGTCAACGCGGACCTGATCACCCACGACCGCAACGCCGCGGTCGTTCAACTGCCCAGCGGCGAGGTCAAGCGCCTCGACCCGCAGTGTCGCGCGACCATCGGGGTCGTCGCCGGCGGCGGACGGACCGAGAAGCCGTTCGTCAAGGCGGGCAAGAAGCACCACAAGATGCGCGCACGCGGCACGAAGTGGCCGCGCGTTCGCGGGGTCGCCATGAACGCCGTCGACCACCCGTTCGGCGGCGGCGGCCGCCAGCACCCGGGTCGCCCCAAGTCCGTCTCGCGGAACGCTCCGCCGGGACGGAAGGTGGGCGACATCTCCTCGCGCCGTACCGGCCGAGGTGGTAACAAATGA
- a CDS encoding RNA methyltransferase, whose translation MTVSVLVPSSLTREAEDKREATRKLGYVARAATIFRADRLVVFPDREGETGRFDGGFVSTVLRYAATPPYLRKEVWGTRDELEYAGVLPPLRAASQTGSESDGSGSSRQGIVTEVGPDDRVRVNCGLQHPISLNVPPKMAAGEGERVTVRISSRRPVRAKLVDEPLPGLSVERTDLPAALGREDAGVRIAASRFGAELTVGRLETLAGRVDRDGMTVAFGAPERGLPDILGIEASDVTASAETGDGGGVEPTDTDPGFDLWLNTVPNQGSEVVRTEEAMFATLAPLSLRA comes from the coding sequence ATGACCGTCAGCGTACTCGTGCCGTCGTCGCTCACCCGGGAGGCCGAGGACAAACGCGAGGCGACTCGCAAACTCGGCTACGTCGCCCGCGCGGCGACGATCTTCCGGGCCGACCGCCTCGTCGTCTTCCCCGATCGGGAGGGCGAGACGGGGCGGTTCGACGGCGGGTTCGTAAGCACCGTACTGCGGTACGCCGCGACGCCGCCGTACCTCCGAAAGGAGGTGTGGGGCACGCGGGACGAACTGGAGTACGCGGGCGTCTTGCCGCCGCTCCGCGCGGCGTCACAGACCGGCTCCGAATCGGACGGTTCGGGGTCGTCAAGACAAGGGATCGTGACCGAGGTCGGACCTGATGACCGCGTTCGGGTCAATTGCGGACTGCAACACCCGATCTCCCTCAACGTGCCGCCGAAAATGGCGGCCGGAGAGGGGGAGCGCGTGACCGTCAGGATCTCTTCGCGACGACCGGTCCGGGCGAAACTCGTCGACGAGCCCCTCCCGGGGCTGTCGGTCGAGCGGACGGACCTTCCGGCGGCGCTCGGCCGTGAGGACGCCGGCGTTCGCATCGCAGCCTCCCGATTCGGTGCAGAACTCACCGTCGGGCGGCTGGAGACGCTGGCCGGGCGCGTCGACCGTGACGGCATGACCGTCGCGTTCGGCGCACCCGAGCGAGGGCTGCCGGACATCCTCGGAATCGAGGCGTCCGACGTCACCGCGTCGGCGGAGACCGGTGACGGCGGCGGAGTCGAGCCCACAGACACCGATCCAGGGTTCGACCTCTGGCTGAACACGGTTCCGAACCAGGGGAGCGAGGTCGTGCGAACGGAGGAAGCGATGTTCGCCACCCTCGCACCCCTCTCACTGAGAGCGTGA
- a CDS encoding 50S ribosomal protein L14 — MEAMKADVTQGLKKGSLVTCADNTGARELKVISVSGYHGTKNRQPKAGLGDKVTVSVTKGTPEMRRQVLEAVVVRQRKPIRRPDGTRVKFEDNAAVIVDENEEPRGTEIKGPIAREVAERFGAIASTATMIV; from the coding sequence ATGGAGGCGATGAAAGCCGACGTCACGCAGGGCCTGAAGAAGGGCTCGCTCGTGACCTGCGCCGACAACACCGGCGCGCGCGAACTGAAGGTCATCAGCGTCTCCGGCTACCACGGCACGAAGAACCGCCAGCCGAAGGCGGGTCTCGGCGACAAGGTGACCGTCTCGGTCACCAAAGGGACGCCGGAGATGCGCCGCCAGGTCCTCGAGGCCGTCGTCGTCCGCCAGCGGAAGCCGATCCGCCGGCCGGACGGGACGCGCGTGAAGTTCGAGGACAACGCGGCGGTCATCGTCGACGAGAACGAAGAGCCCCGCGGAACGGAGATCAAGGGCCCGATCGCGCGCGAAGTCGCGGAACGCTTCGGCGCGATCGCGAGCACCGCCACGATGATCGTCTAG
- a CDS encoding 50S ribosomal protein L3 — protein sequence MPQKHAPRKGSLGFGPRKRATSEVPRFSSWPDDDGQPTLQGFAGYKAGMTHVVMVDDAANSPTEGMETTVPVTIVETPPMRAVALRAYEETPYGQKPIGEVWTDEFVPELDRVLDFPGDDYDREATEADLREAVDAGRVADVRVITHTVPADVPSVPKKKPDVMETRVGGGSVADRFEYALGLLDEGGEHVMNDVFRAGEYVDAAGVTKGKGTQGPVKRWGVQKRKGKHARQGWRRRIGNLGPWNPSRVRSTVPQQGQTGYHQRTELNKRLVDFGDGDDVTVDGGFVNYGEVDGPYALIKGSLPGPNKRLVRFRPAIRPGDQPRLDPEVRYVSTASNQG from the coding sequence ATGCCACAAAAACACGCACCACGCAAAGGCTCACTCGGGTTCGGCCCACGAAAGCGGGCGACCAGCGAGGTCCCCCGCTTCTCGTCGTGGCCGGACGACGACGGACAGCCGACGCTCCAGGGTTTCGCGGGCTACAAGGCCGGTATGACCCACGTGGTGATGGTCGACGACGCGGCTAACTCGCCGACCGAGGGAATGGAGACGACCGTTCCCGTCACCATCGTGGAGACGCCGCCGATGCGCGCCGTCGCCCTGCGTGCGTACGAAGAGACGCCGTACGGACAGAAACCGATCGGCGAGGTCTGGACCGACGAGTTCGTTCCCGAACTCGACCGCGTCCTCGACTTCCCCGGCGACGATTACGACCGCGAGGCCACCGAAGCCGACCTTCGGGAGGCCGTCGACGCCGGTCGCGTCGCGGACGTCCGGGTCATCACCCACACGGTGCCCGCCGACGTCCCGTCGGTTCCGAAGAAGAAACCCGACGTCATGGAGACGCGCGTCGGCGGCGGTTCGGTCGCGGACCGCTTCGAGTACGCGCTCGGCCTGCTCGACGAGGGCGGCGAGCACGTCATGAACGACGTCTTCCGCGCCGGCGAGTACGTCGACGCCGCCGGCGTCACCAAGGGGAAAGGGACCCAGGGGCCCGTCAAGCGCTGGGGCGTCCAGAAGCGCAAGGGCAAGCACGCCCGGCAGGGATGGCGCCGCCGCATCGGGAACCTCGGCCCCTGGAACCCGAGCCGCGTCCGCTCGACGGTCCCCCAGCAGGGCCAGACCGGCTACCACCAGCGGACCGAACTGAACAAGCGCCTCGTCGACTTCGGCGACGGCGACGACGTGACGGTCGACGGCGGCTTCGTCAACTACGGCGAGGTCGACGGGCCGTACGCGCTGATCAAGGGCTCGCTCCCCGGGCCGAACAAGCGCCTCGTGCGCTTCCGCCCGGCGATCCGACCCGGAGACCAGCCGCGCCTCGATCCCGAGGTGCGCTACGTCTCCACCGCATCCAACCAGGGATAA
- a CDS encoding 50S ribosomal protein L22, giving the protein MGINYSVDADPDATAKAMLRERHMSHKHSKEIAREVKGRTVGDAREYLEAVIAGERSVPFKSHNSGVGHRSDVEGWDAGRYPEKASEAFLDLLENVAANADHQGFDGESMEIVHCAAHKVGESVGRKPRAMGRATSWNTPQVDVEIVVEEVDEEEADT; this is encoded by the coding sequence ATGGGAATCAACTACTCGGTCGACGCGGACCCGGACGCCACCGCGAAAGCGATGCTCCGGGAGCGTCACATGAGCCACAAGCACAGCAAGGAGATCGCCCGCGAGGTCAAGGGACGAACCGTCGGCGACGCTCGCGAGTACCTCGAAGCGGTCATCGCCGGCGAGCGCTCCGTGCCGTTCAAGTCGCACAACAGCGGCGTCGGCCACCGCTCGGACGTCGAGGGCTGGGACGCCGGCCGCTACCCCGAGAAGGCCTCCGAGGCGTTCCTCGACCTGCTCGAGAACGTCGCGGCCAACGCCGACCACCAGGGGTTCGACGGCGAGTCGATGGAGATCGTCCACTGCGCCGCCCACAAGGTCGGCGAGTCGGTCGGCCGCAAGCCCCGCGCGATGGGACGGGCGACGTCGTGGAACACGCCGCAGGTCGACGTCGAGATCGTCGTCGAAGAGGTCGACGAGGAGGAGGCTGATACCTAA
- a CDS encoding 30S ribosomal protein S8 codes for MTGNDPLSNALSGIDNAESVGHLSHEVRPASNEIGQVLEVFYDRGYIDGFEFVDDGKAGRFEVELKGAINECGPVKPRYAAKADEFEKWEKRYLPARDFGALVVTTSRGIMSHYEAREQGIGGQVIAYVY; via the coding sequence ATGACCGGGAACGATCCACTCAGCAACGCGCTGTCGGGCATCGACAACGCCGAGAGCGTGGGACATCTGAGCCACGAGGTACGACCCGCCTCGAACGAGATCGGCCAGGTGCTCGAGGTCTTCTACGACCGCGGGTACATCGACGGCTTCGAGTTCGTCGACGACGGCAAGGCCGGTCGGTTCGAGGTCGAACTGAAGGGAGCGATCAACGAGTGTGGCCCCGTCAAGCCCCGCTACGCCGCGAAAGCCGACGAGTTCGAGAAGTGGGAGAAGCGATACCTCCCCGCTCGGGACTTCGGCGCGCTCGTCGTCACGACGAGCCGCGGCATCATGAGCCACTACGAGGCTCGCGAGCAGGGCATCGGGGGCCAGGTGATCGCGTACGTCTACTAA
- a CDS encoding 30S ribosomal protein S4e: protein MSNHQKRLSVPKSWPVERKTDVFTVKAGAGPHGEDGVPLLILLRDVLGYVDSKKEARYALSEDAILVNGEPINDEQRPIGMFDIISFTGREEYYRVFPDEGGRLALTPIDADAADSRLGKIVGKQQVAGGVTQLTLHDGTNVTVDDETEYSTNDSIVVDNEDTSIVAHFPYEEGALVTAVRGNHGGKIGELVDIEVTYGSGSNIVTVETSVASETQREDDDGEFETVEEYVVVIDEKFTGGDEDVETDGGEGE, encoded by the coding sequence ATGAGCAACCACCAGAAACGACTCTCGGTACCGAAGTCCTGGCCGGTCGAGCGCAAGACCGACGTCTTCACCGTGAAGGCCGGCGCCGGCCCCCACGGCGAGGACGGCGTTCCGCTGCTCATCCTGCTGCGGGACGTCCTCGGCTACGTGGACTCGAAGAAGGAAGCGCGCTACGCGCTCAGCGAGGACGCCATCCTCGTCAACGGCGAGCCGATCAACGACGAGCAACGGCCCATCGGGATGTTCGACATCATCTCGTTTACGGGTCGCGAGGAGTACTATCGCGTCTTCCCCGACGAGGGCGGCCGCCTCGCGCTGACGCCGATCGACGCCGACGCGGCCGACAGCCGCCTCGGCAAGATCGTCGGCAAGCAGCAGGTCGCCGGCGGCGTCACGCAGCTGACGCTGCACGACGGGACGAACGTCACCGTCGACGACGAGACCGAGTACAGCACCAACGACTCGATCGTCGTCGACAACGAGGACACCTCGATCGTCGCGCACTTCCCCTACGAGGAGGGCGCGCTCGTCACCGCCGTCCGCGGCAACCACGGCGGCAAGATCGGCGAACTCGTCGACATCGAGGTGACCTACGGCAGCGGATCGAACATCGTCACCGTCGAAACCAGCGTTGCGTCGGAGACGCAACGAGAAGACGACGACGGCGAGTTCGAGACCGTCGAGGAGTACGTCGTCGTCATCGACGAGAAGTTCACCGGCGGGGACGAAGACGTCGAAACCGACGGAGGTGAGGGCGAATGA
- a CDS encoding 30S ribosomal protein S14 codes for MSESENDATGEHAAKRTGQLESCQRCGREQGLVGKYDINLCRQCFREIARDMGFKKYR; via the coding sequence ATGAGTGAAAGCGAAAACGACGCGACGGGCGAACACGCGGCAAAGCGCACCGGGCAGCTGGAATCCTGCCAGCGCTGTGGCCGCGAGCAGGGGCTCGTCGGCAAGTACGACATCAACCTCTGCCGGCAGTGCTTCCGCGAGATCGCCCGCGACATGGGATTCAAGAAGTACCGATAA
- a CDS encoding 30S ribosomal protein S3: MADEHQFIENGLQRSQIDEFFAEELGRAGYGGMEVAKTPMGTQIVLKAEKPGMVIGKGGENIRKVTAELERRFDLDDPQIDVQEVDEPDLNARIVADRLANALERGWYFRKAGHTTIDRIMDAGALGAEIVLAGKVTGARSRVEKFNRGYIKHNGEPAEEIVDEGQGVAVMKLGTIGVTVKIIPPGAELPDDFQIYEDMDPEEVVPEAVEYNEGEGGVEELLEGEPEAEEAEVEAEAEAEAEAAEPAETDVDEEVVEEVIEEELEADEEPAEEPEAEVAEADADEEALEELDEDVEAEAEELLEEMDDEGGDA, encoded by the coding sequence ATGGCAGACGAACACCAGTTCATCGAGAACGGCCTGCAGCGGTCCCAGATCGACGAGTTCTTCGCCGAAGAGCTCGGCCGCGCGGGCTACGGCGGTATGGAGGTCGCCAAGACGCCGATGGGCACCCAGATCGTCCTCAAGGCCGAGAAGCCGGGGATGGTCATCGGCAAGGGCGGCGAGAACATCCGGAAGGTCACGGCCGAACTCGAGCGCCGGTTCGACCTCGACGACCCGCAGATCGACGTGCAGGAGGTCGACGAACCCGACCTGAACGCGCGGATCGTCGCGGATCGGCTGGCGAACGCGCTCGAACGCGGCTGGTACTTCCGGAAGGCCGGTCACACGACGATCGACCGCATCATGGACGCCGGCGCGCTGGGCGCCGAGATCGTCCTCGCGGGGAAGGTCACCGGCGCGCGCTCGCGCGTCGAGAAGTTCAACCGCGGCTACATCAAGCACAACGGCGAACCCGCCGAGGAGATCGTCGACGAGGGCCAGGGCGTCGCCGTCATGAAACTCGGCACCATCGGCGTCACGGTCAAGATCATCCCGCCGGGCGCCGAACTGCCCGACGACTTCCAGATCTACGAAGACATGGATCCCGAGGAGGTCGTCCCCGAAGCCGTCGAGTACAACGAGGGCGAGGGCGGCGTCGAGGAACTCCTCGAAGGCGAGCCCGAGGCCGAGGAGGCCGAAGTCGAGGCCGAAGCCGAAGCCGAAGCCGAGGCCGCCGAACCCGCCGAGACCGACGTCGACGAGGAGGTCGTCGAGGAGGTCATCGAGGAGGAACTCGAGGCCGACGAGGAGCCGGCTGAAGAGCCGGAGGCCGAAGTGGCCGAGGCCGACGCCGACGAGGAGGCCCTCGAGGAACTCGACGAGGACGTCGAGGCCGAAGCCGAGGAACTCCTCGAGGAGATGGACGACGAGGGGGGTGACGCCTGA
- the rplX gene encoding 50S ribosomal protein L24, producing the protein MSRQPRKQRNRTERAPLHRRQKQLHATLADDLREEYDTRRARVNAGDTVEIMRGDFAGEEGEVVQVDLKEAVIHVEDVTVETADGEEVARPLEPSNVRITDLDLEDDRREARLEGGDNE; encoded by the coding sequence ATGAGCCGACAACCACGCAAACAGCGAAACCGAACGGAGCGTGCCCCGCTGCACCGGCGACAGAAGCAGCTGCACGCCACCCTCGCCGACGACCTCCGCGAGGAGTACGACACCCGTCGCGCCCGCGTCAACGCGGGCGATACGGTCGAGATCATGCGCGGCGACTTCGCCGGCGAGGAAGGCGAGGTCGTGCAGGTCGACCTCAAAGAGGCCGTGATCCACGTCGAGGACGTCACGGTCGAGACGGCCGACGGCGAGGAGGTGGCGCGGCCGCTCGAACCCTCGAACGTCCGGATCACGGACCTCGACCTCGAGGACGACCGCCGCGAGGCGCGCCTCGAAGGAGGTGACAACGAATGA
- the rpl4p gene encoding 50S ribosomal protein L4 gives MEATVRDLDGAEADSVDLPAVFDTEYRPDLIARAVRAAQANRKQDYGADEFAGMRTPAESFGSGRGMAHVPRQNGRGRRVPQTVKGRKAHPPKAEKDWTESINKKERKLAVRSAVAATADAELVAERGHAFDDGLDLPLVVSDEFEDLVKTKEVVAFLEEVGVHADVERADEGRSVRAGRGKTRGRKYKQPKSILFVTSSETGPSKAARNLAGADVATAAEVCAEDLAPGAQPGRLTIWTESALEEVADR, from the coding sequence ATGGAGGCAACAGTACGAGACCTGGACGGCGCCGAGGCGGACTCGGTCGATCTCCCGGCGGTCTTCGACACGGAGTACCGCCCGGACCTGATCGCCCGAGCCGTTCGCGCCGCCCAGGCCAACCGGAAACAGGACTACGGCGCCGACGAGTTCGCGGGCATGCGCACGCCCGCGGAGTCGTTCGGGAGCGGTCGGGGCATGGCCCACGTCCCGCGACAGAACGGGCGCGGCCGCCGCGTTCCCCAGACCGTCAAGGGTCGCAAGGCCCACCCGCCGAAGGCCGAGAAGGACTGGACCGAATCGATCAACAAGAAAGAACGGAAGCTGGCCGTCCGCAGCGCCGTCGCGGCGACCGCGGACGCCGAGCTAGTGGCCGAGCGCGGCCACGCCTTCGACGACGGCCTCGACCTGCCGCTGGTCGTAAGCGACGAGTTCGAGGACCTCGTCAAGACGAAGGAGGTCGTCGCGTTCCTCGAGGAGGTCGGCGTCCACGCGGACGTCGAGCGCGCCGACGAGGGTCGCAGCGTCCGCGCGGGCCGCGGCAAGACCCGCGGGCGCAAGTACAAGCAGCCGAAGTCGATCCTCTTCGTCACCTCGAGCGAGACCGGCCCGTCGAAGGCCGCCCGCAACCTCGCGGGCGCCGACGTCGCGACCGCCGCCGAGGTGTGCGCGGAGGACCTCGCGCCGGGCGCCCAGCCCGGCCGGCTGACGATCTGGACCGAGAGCGCACTCGAGGAGGTGGCCGACCGATGA
- the rpmC gene encoding 50S ribosomal protein L29, whose amino-acid sequence MAILHTEEIRDMTPAERQAELEELETELLNAKAVLAAGGAPENPGEIGELKRTIARVKTIQREEGDLDEDEA is encoded by the coding sequence ATGGCGATCCTGCACACCGAGGAGATTCGCGACATGACCCCCGCCGAGCGACAGGCCGAACTCGAGGAGCTCGAGACCGAGCTGCTCAACGCGAAGGCCGTGCTCGCGGCCGGCGGCGCGCCGGAGAACCCCGGCGAGATCGGCGAGCTGAAGCGTACGATCGCGCGGGTCAAGACGATCCAGCGCGAGGAAGGCGACCTCGACGAAGACGAGGCGTAA
- a CDS encoding ribonuclease P protein component 1, with protein MALTPETLPRHELNGLPVRVVESDDPGREGIEGRVVVETTNTLSIEVCAPPEAERWRGDETADQREDCESRVVTVPKSGSTFEFAITDDAADLAKGSGTASELADTEPAAAPEDRSSTAADSAGEGVAYVTVDGSRLLSRPARRTETRGDSPWQ; from the coding sequence ATGGCACTGACACCCGAGACGCTGCCGCGACACGAACTCAACGGCCTGCCCGTCCGCGTCGTCGAGAGCGACGACCCCGGACGGGAGGGGATCGAGGGGCGCGTCGTCGTCGAGACGACGAACACCCTCTCGATCGAGGTGTGCGCTCCGCCGGAGGCGGAGCGATGGCGCGGCGATGAAACCGCCGACCAGCGCGAAGACTGCGAGTCTCGGGTCGTCACGGTGCCGAAATCGGGCTCGACGTTCGAGTTCGCGATCACAGATGACGCCGCCGACCTCGCAAAGGGGTCGGGGACCGCGTCCGAACTGGCCGACACTGAACCCGCGGCGGCTCCCGAGGATCGATCCTCGACCGCTGCGGACAGCGCTGGCGAGGGCGTGGCCTACGTTACGGTCGATGGATCGCGGCTGCTCTCACGACCCGCCCGACGCACCGAAACCAGAGGTGACTCACCATGGCAATAG